A window of Ictalurus furcatus strain D&B chromosome 4, Billie_1.0, whole genome shotgun sequence genomic DNA:
tgtgtgtgtgtgtgatgcatgtGCTGTGTTCAGATACTGATGAGTGTACCACACAGAGAGGAATATGTCGCAATGGGAACTGTATCAACACAGTGGGCTCCTTCATATGTGTGTGTCGTGATGGTTATGAACTTTCTCCAGACGGCCGGGTCTGTGTGGGTAAGAACACAAAACACTCCATATATCAGTGTGTGGGGACTTACACAAAATGTAACACAAATATACAGCATATGTAATAtaaccaagaccaagacaacaTTGAGACCCACACCAAGACTCTGAACAAGACTCTGTATGAAGACCTGGACCCAAACCAAGACCAAGCGTCAGACCAAGACTCTGAACATTGGGGAAGAGACACAGACCAAGACTGAGCACTGAGAACAGGATagaaactctgcacacacagacccaGACACAGACCAAGAGCATGGAGACTGAAACCCAGACTGAGACTGTATGCATGGAGACTGAGACCCAAATCAGGACTTCCCCAGATGAAGACTGAGCCAAAGAACTCTCTGACCATGTACACAGAGAACCAGATCAAGACTCTGAGCATTGAGATCGAATTCCAGTCCAACATCACAAGCTCAAGACCCCATATCTCCTtggtattatatatttatttcctgtATGTGTAATGTTCTTATTTTCAGATATTAATGAGTGTGATATCAACCCTGGAACTTGTAGTCCTGGAACCTGCCAAAATCTGGATGGCTCCTACAGGTGTATCTGCCCTTCTGGATATTACCTCTCAGCGGAGAAGTGCCTAGGTACGATCCTCTCTGATCTTACAGTTCTAAATATTTTTCAGTTCTTTGATATAATTTATCATTACACAGCTCTTGCTTTAATTACATGCTAAATATTAGCACGTTACTGTAGGACATTCAGAACCTCTACATGGTTATCTGCCACGGTATTCGGCACAAAAACCACAACtagactttttttaaatacaaagttAGCTCTTGTAGCTGACTAGCATAGCTCAGTAGCTAGCAGGTTAAAGCCTTTGTGTGCTGTATCAGTGTGTTTTCCATTAGCCACCCATCTAGTACCAAATTTTCCAGATGTTCTCTGCCCAAAATGCTGTGCATTTAGACAGCCTCCTCCCACAGCCTTGTGTGGAATATCATGATATATTGTATTACTACGCTGTGTCAAATTGGCTATTTTTCATTATGGAGCAGTGAATTCAGGTCTTGGTGGTGATTCGTTCTGCtgattttcagacacacactttCTGCCTGTAAGGGATTAGATACAAGTGTTCAGTTTAATTTCTGGCCTGGGTCAATTCTTCTATGTTTTGTGCTGAGAACCTGGAGGAGAATCAGAAATTGAGTGTGAATCTCAACATAGCAGGTGCTTTAAGCCAAAATTACACACAGTCGAGACACAATACAATCTAAGTACAATTCTGATGAATGTGTAGAACCTTCTGATCATTAACTCAGAACCTTATCAATGGCACTTCCTGCTTGCTTTTGACCACTTTTTGGAATGTGAGTCTTAATAACTCATCACCTAAGTTTCAGCAAGCTATTTTTCCCCAGATATCGATGACTGTGCTCAGACTCCAGATATCTGTATCTTTGGACAATGCCAAAATACAGAAGGAAGCTTCAAGTGCATCTGTCCTGAAGGCTTCCAGCTCTCTTCCTCTGGGAGGAGGTGTGTGGGTGAGTATTTTCtgctacacacactctcttttgATGAAACAGGTGTATTCATTTTCTGAGCAAAACTAAACAGATTTTCACCAAACGAGCAGAAATTCTGGTGATCCAGAAGGATGAGTGCCAGATGATAACATGTCTGCATTTGGCTCCGTTCTATTTCAGTCCCTACCAACTTCTCCTACATTCTTCTTCATCCAACTTCATCTGATTGAGAAATCAGAATTTACACTCAACTGCCTAATTATTAGTTCCCCCTACctagtaaataaaatgcaagCCATAGTACTTTGCAgtgtgtgcaaaaaataaaaatatgacaaaacaatatatcaatataacaatatatataaagatCAAAAGGTATCAGGAGGACACTGATGTCTGTTGCTCTAACACAGTGGTCAGCAACCTTCTTCCTGGAGagctaccttcctgcaggtttcatctccaaccaaaatcaaacacacctgttttagcttATCAAGAGCTTCTTacggcaatgattagatggtcaggtggacacCATTATTGTTGGAGCTGAAgttttcaggaaggtagatctccaggaacagggttggtgaccatgCTCTAACATGTTCCCATGAGATCCATCTGATACCAGAACTTGTGTCCAGATTAGTGAGAGCTTATTTCCCTtccaaacacattaaaaaatgaACCAGGAAACAACTTTCTTGTGAGAAGCTATCTCAAACAAACAGCCATGCTGGACAGCCAGATCCTATATCCTAGTCAAAACAAGAGATTAGGTCAGAAGATCCACAGCGTCAGTATGTGTATCACTACTTTGATCATAAGATCACATAAGCTCTTCACCATGCAGACCTGACCTGGAGCTGTGGCTGGTGAAATAGAAGGGTTTGAAAATAAACAGATCCTTGAAGGCTGACATATCAGTACAGCTGCTGAATAGTTAGGGTTTATGGGTGACCTCAGCTTGGATATTTCCTGTAGAAGTGAAGGAATTCACCAGCCTGGAAAACTTGTCTGTTGGACTAGTTGATTTtaaagaagaagcctttatttgtcacatataaattactgtacattacagtgaaattctttcttcacatatcccaccTTGTTAGgtagttggggtcagagcgcagggtcggccatgaAACGGCCCCCTGGAGAAGATGCTCAAGATCGCCTTTCTCAAGTCCcaaacaatggcagcttggcagtgctgggacttgaacccctgaccttctgatcagtaacccagagcctttaaccattggtggcttaatggttacgCAAGCCCCCTGTAAGAGGAATCCCATTTTAACAAAGAACCCTTTCACAATGGAACTAAGTTTGAGTACAAAACTATGAATCAGTGAAAATGAGGTATTTAGGACAGAATCTAATCAGCTCTGTATGTGTCAGGCCTATAGCctataaccctaaccttaacccaaCCCAGTAAAGCAGGGTGGGACAGGTTCTTCTCTAATGCTATATCCAAATGTTAAACCAGAACATTATCCACAGGGTCTCCTCACAGCACCAGAGCTAAACGTCCTGTTAGTGAAATGTGGGGTGCGGTGTTGGACTGCCAGCTCACTGTTTTCTGGTATGTCCACAACCCGTGCTGGAAATGTTTAAACTCCACAAGGGCAGCAAGCTGCACCAGCTGGCCAACACTTTTCCCCAGTGACAGATGGCACTTAACTGAAGGCATGTGAAGAGCTTTGCTGGTGGACATAGAGGTCCATCACGGCCATTGCCCAATCAAAGGCTCTACCAAAGGGCAAGAACATGAAGAACTTTCATAGGAGAAGTGGAAGATTTGCAGtctgaatattaatgagcattGTGAAATAACTGGGGTGTTGTAAAAAAGTAAAAGTCAATGGCAAGAGTGTCAGTAGTGGTCATTGGTTGCCCCCTAATGAGAGCGCGTGGTATGATAAGTGTAAAGtgaataaaaagacatttaagaGAAATGTTAAGCAAAAGTAAAGGTGAAAACAagatcaaataataaaatatcaaggATTGTTGAGTTTCAGATTTGGTCAGAAATACATCGAGGTGAgtcaaaaacaattaaaaattaagtttattctaaataaaacatgagGTAAAAGTAGTTTCCTTACAGTCAAGTAGAGGTAAGAGGAAGTGAGTAGGACAGAATTAGCACTTGACTCTACCTAGCACATATCTGATGCCTTTGTACTCGCTCACCCTCTCAGTGTTTCCATCATCTCATCCCTGTATCTGTGTAGacgaaaataaaaaacagattcGACAAACAGtacattcatgtgtgtgtgtgtgtgtgtgtgtgtgtgtgtgtgtgtgtgtgtacaaggtttttttttttttttttttataaaatgcaaaacagaTGATGGAGTGTTCGCCATCTATTCATGAACACCAATAACCTGTCCAAATGTgcgcacgctcacacacacacacgcacacacacacacacacacacacacacacacacacacacacacacacgtcagtgtcactgctgtacTGAGAGTAAACCACCACCTGAATTATATCTGCTCAGTACTATGTTCTGTCCATGGATGGATGTGAGCAGGGTTCCAGTCCTTGATCTGAGTGATACAGTGACTACAGTCAGTAACTGTACACCTACAAAGTGACGTGTGGTGTGTGGAGCTGAAAAAGTGGCAAATGTGTGTTCtgatcaatctctctctctctctctctctctctctctctcagataaaCGAGTGAGTTTTTGTTACACTAAGTTTGAGAATGGTCGTTGTTCAGCTCCGAAGCCTCTGAACACCACTAAAGGAGAATGTTGCTGCAGTGCTATGCCTGGTCATGGATGGGGAGACCCCTGTAACTTCTGTCCCAACAGGACCTCtagtgagaaaacacacacacacacacatacacacacacacacctgtgataATGTAACTTTATACAAAACCAAGTCAAGATCACTGTAGACTTCAGGAGAACCTCGCCCAAAAGCACAGACTGGAACAAACCTTTCCTGATAATAGTGCTCGGTACATGATATGATATCTTATCTATTTTAAACTGGAACATACAATTcctaaaaagaaatataaaagcgGTGTCATCTGATACACCATCCATCTATATGAAACTAAAACAAAGCAATTGATATTTTATTGTCGTGACAGAAGGTTAGCACTCGGATACATTCTTCCCTTTGAATTTCACTTTGAAGTCATGGGAAGAGTTGACAGGAGAGGTGTAACAACAGTATTACAGCCGTCCATGGCCAGGAGTCAAGGGAGCAAAACTGTGCACGCTCAATCATGTGACGCAGCATGagaagcagtttgaaaagaagCGGTTGTCTGGGTTCATGAAGCAGGGGTTAGCCTCCACCCTTCCCGGGTGGTAGATGTTGTATGATAGAGGAGCGCTGGCTGGTGGGAATTGGTACATGACCAAACTGGACAGAAAAATGGGGagaatcttaaataaataatcacactGCAAGCTGTATTTCACATAAACCTAATGTAGTtatatgtaatatgtgtgtgtcaatgtgtgtgtgtgtgtgtgtgtgtgtgtgtgtgtgtgtgtgtttcagatgaCTTCAGCCTGCTCTGCTACAGCACTGGACAGCCGTACGGGACAGACGATGGACCCGAGGGTGAGCTGCTCCTGATCAGTCTGATGGATTGTTTAATTATTGACtcatttattgaaaataaaaatgttttttttaatcgcagACACGGATGAGTGCAAAGACCCGAACATCTGCCATAACGCTCAGTGTATAAACACAGACGGCTCGTTCCGTTGTGACTGTCACATCGGATACACTCTCGACTCGTCAGGGGCAAACTGCACAGGTAACTCAtagcagtaacacacacacacacacacacacaccccactatGCACACAATAATACACACTCCAGTAGTTTACCTTCAGGGTTAGGTGTTatgaaatttgattgtttttatcCAGTGGGAACCTTGAACACCTAAAGACGGTGAACATGCGGTGCTGTGTATAGTGTTAATGCCGTCATGCTGGGAAATGAGAGACAGATATTGAGGTGGACGATGATAACTATTTACTGAATCAGTGTTCCATGTGTTGTTCTGCCTCAGATATAGATGAGTGCAGTGTGGGGAACCCATGTGGTAACGGAACCTGCACTAATGTGATTGGAGGATTTGAGTGTGCATGTGACGAGGGATTCGAACCTGGACCCATGATGACATGTgaaggtatacacacacacatacacacacacacacacacacacacacacacacacacacacacacacactatacattaaGCTTAACGCGGAACTCTAATATGCTAATGGTGATGTTCTGGCAGATGTGAACGAGTGTTCCCAGAATCCTTTGCTGTGTGCCTTCCGCTGTATGAACACATACGGCTCCTATGAGTGTAAATGTCCTGCGGGATATGTACTCCGAGAAGATCAACGGATGTGCAGAggtacacacccatacacataaTATCTCCAAAActggaaaataaacacacacacacacacacacacacacacacacactacaagatGAATGTGATGTGTGTTTCAGACCAGGACGAGTGTGCAGAAGGTCTGGATGACTGCAAGTCCAAAGGAATGACCTGTAAGAACCTGATCGGAACCTACATGTGTATCTGTCCAGAGGGATACACCCGAAAACCAGGAGGAGAGGGGTGTATAGGTgagacacactctcacacacaacatGCAGTGTGTTAGTAATGTGTTGAGTCACCATGAGtctcagaacagcttcaacacTAACCCTTGTCATAGATTCTACGTGTTTGTGGAACTATACTAGAACAATGGAGAAccgttcttccaaaagatattccctcagttggtgtttttattattattgaggtATTACagagatgtgtgtttgtgtgtgtgtagatctgAACGAGTGTACAGCGAAGCCcagagtgtgtgagaatggcCGCTGTGAGAACACAGTGGGAAGCTACAGGTGCAGGTGTGACCAAGGATTCATACCCAGCTCCACAATTACAGAGTGTatcggtgagtgtgtgtgtgtgttttagtttgtatttttattttcactctaGACGAGTGGTCACCAAcactcttccttgagatctaccttcctgcaggtttcatctcctaccaaaatctaacacctgTTTCAGTTGATCAGgagcttcttaaggcagtgattTAGATGGTCAGATGGTGaccattatggttggagctaaagtcttcaggaaggtagatgttctccaggaacagggctggTGACTACTGCCCTAGACTGAAGCTGATCGGTGTTCTGGGTCTTGTGTTGCAGATAATCGGCAGGGTTTCTGTTTCACTGAGGTTCTGCAGACTTTGTGTCAGATGGGCTCCTCCAACCGAGTGAGCGTGACGAAATCAGAGTGTTGTTGTAATGGAGGTCGCGGTTGGGGATCAGACTGTGAGATCTGTCCTCTTCCTGGAACGACCCAGTACAAAAAAATGTGCCCACTTGGTCCTGGATACACCACCGACCGACAGGGTGAGCTTTACTCCTGACTTATTACACATGctgttgatttgtttattttaatattactttttgtttattacatttgGATTTTTGTACATCTTCTGGATTagtaaaaaaatgaatgatgcAGTTTCCCACTTCAGTGTTTATACAACCAGGAAATCCCCCAGTAATGCCACATGTGCACTACCTGCAATAACACCAAATCTCCTGACAATTTCTTAATCATAAGAGCAATTAATGATCTACAGGTTTAAGATCTACACGTTGGTTTGAGAAGGTCAACGAGTTGATATTAAGCCTTTTATTCTTCCTCCAGAACGGTCCGAGTAAACGGCCTTACCACGTTTACACACCTGACTTTTACAGCTGAGAACTTGCATGTGTTTTGTGCAGATATTGATGAGTGTAAGGTGATGGGGAATCTGTGTAAGAATGGACGATGTGTGAATACACAGGGCTCCTACCAGTGCGTCTGTAACCCCGGATACACCACCGACATTACCAGCACCATCTGTgttggtgagtgagtgagtgtgtgtgtgtgtgtgtgtgtgtgtgtgtgtaagagcttACATGTGCCATCCTGTTCCTCCTCTTCATTATAACGCGGTCAGACAGATGAACGTAGGTTTCAGAGGATGTGTCTCCTGTGAGGATGGGGTACAGGTTAGGGTAGATGTGATAAAAGGCACAGGTTAGGATTTAGGGGAGGGGGCTTAAAGGATGAGAGTTCCTGTAGGTGGTAGAACTCATGAGTTAGTAGAGGTTAAGGTTTAAAGGTTAGGGGATGTGAATGGGAATACAGAGGTTATAAAAGTTTGGGAGATGATATCAGGACATGTATAAGCCTTTGGAGAATAAGGCTTCTCTGAATAAATGAAGCATTATGCTGCAGGTATTCAAAGTCTGTTAAAAGTTTCAATAAAATTTGCCTTTTTGGAAAATTTCCCAGTAATGTTTGATTTTCTGAGTACTGTAGCAGAACAACTGCAAGGTCATCTGACCTTGAAGTTATGATTTCAACAAAAATGAACAATGTCTATAATATCCCCTTTTATCCGAAATGTAGTTGATCAGCTGAAATTTGCAGCATTTGCCGATAAACCAGTTCCTCCAGGGTTTAGCGATTTtgcgcagaaattaacgcaaaatccacaatattcagaggagctgcaagttcaaaattacagcagagtcatgtgacgtcatcacaacgcgcagtCAGCCAACGCCCTCTTccattcacgtgtgtcgaacatgagtacagctaagagctctcatttaccaacaaacatcactgtgaaaggccATGCAAAACACAAATCGCAGGAAATTTGCATTCTGCACAGCCTTTCACAGTGATGATTTCgccaatttaagtagttttccacaaaaaaagcacaaaaactcagcaaattgcacaagtttatttaaaaagccgcagcaaaatcaagcgtttttggcctTAATGATCACAAAACACCTCCTGTAGGGACTGATTAACTGGGGTTAGTGGTTAATACCTTTATTAGTGATATTAGTGAGGGGTTAGTGGTTGGGTTAGTGGATAAGAGGCTCAAGAAAAACATGGATGTTTGGAAAACATGGTTGATTGGGAATAATGGTTGATTATGGTAagggaataaatgaatgagGAAATGGAGGTTAGGAGTTAGTGGCTAAAGATTACTGGCTATGTAATAATAACATAGCCGAGAGGCTATGGGGATCAGGAGATTAGTTATTAAGGAAACGGCTATGGGATAAGTGATATTGTTAAGAGGATAGGGTGAAAGAGGATTCTATGAAATAGAATGTGATAATAGAAGATAATGATTAGGTCTGACTGTGGTTAGTTTATAAGGCTTTCTTGAATTGTCTTTAATCTCCAAGGCATTTCAATCCATAAAGCCTGTTGAtcttgaaaacacacacacacacacacacacacaatgttgtCTCTCTGCACAGATGTGGATGAGTGTGCTCAGGCTCCTAAACCATGCAACTTCATCTGTAAGAACATCGAGGGAGGATATGTGTGCTCCTGTCCACGGGGTTACATACTGCAGGAGGACCGCAAGAGCTGcaaaggtaacacacacacacacacacacacacacacacacacacactgatgaagtCCAAATTATCAATTATAAAGTAAGTAAAAGCAGAATATATGTAAATGGATAGGTAATAGTTAGTGATGGTGGATTTTGTGGACGGTACCTTCACTCAGACCTTCACTCAGACCTTCACTCAGACCTTCACTCAGACCTGTGTCTTCAAGCCAGAGACCTGAGAGTGCTGCTAGTTTCATTAGCCTTATTATCTTGTCTTGAAGGTCTCTTTCATCATCCTCTTATTATGTTACTTCAGTAACCAGGATGTGTCCTTGATTATCAAACTCTTCTGAACACTGTATAACATCTCTCACTTACCACACATTTCTCCATGATCTCTCTTGTAGATCTGGACGAATGCTCCACTAAACAGCATAACTGTCAGTTTCTGTGTGTGAACACAATCGGTGGATTCACCTGCAAGTGTCCACCTGGATTCACGCAACATCACACAGCCTGCATCggtaacacacatgcacacacacacacatacacacacactacatttccAGGTACTCCAGGTACAATATATtgtcaaaagtatgtgtacCCCTTctgctccactcttctgggaaggctttccactagattttggggcgtggctgtggagatttgtgatcattcagctacaagagcgttagtgaggttgaggtcaggtgctgatgttgatgcgaggaggctccagttccagttcatcccaaactACAGACGTAGAAAAGGATGCGTTCACTTTCagtatacaaacaaacaacgcTCAATAACGAGACGTGGCACTTTATCCATTGTAAGTTCAATTTATGATCCTTTGGGGTTTCCGTCACCCATCATTCTTTCTGCCAAGCAAATTCTGCAGAATCTGTGTAGGATCAAACTTCCATGGGATGAAAAGGTCCCTTTGAATATTGCTTTAAGGTGGCAAAGATGGCTTGATGAGTTGATTCCTTTAAACACTTTTAAAGGTGAGCAGATGCTCAATATGCAAAGATTTGATGCAAGTGAGGCTGGGTACGGAGCTGTGTCATACCTCAGACACCTAAATGACAAAGGAGAAGTGAATGTGGCATTTACCATAGGAAAGGCCAAAgtatttttcaattcaattcaattcaattttatttgtatagcactttttcaatagacattgtctcaaagcagctttacagaaatatcaacatggtatacagatattaaaagtgcgaatttatcccaactgagcaagccactgagtggcgacggtggcaaggaaaaactccctaagatgttttaagaggaagaaaccttgagaggaacccgactcagaagggaacccgtcctcatctgggtaacaacagatagtgtgaaaaagttcattatggatttatacgaagtctgtatggccttaggagcagctgTAGTCTGAGCCGTAGCCAAAGTAGTGCCACTTAAACAAACGCCCATACCAAGACTGGAATTATCAGCAGCAGTCCTAGCTGTACGCTTAGACAGGATGTTGAGCCGCAGTTTCATCTGGATGAATCTTTCTTCTGGTCAAACAGCACTACAGTACTGAAATatatagctagctaacacaagGAGAAGATTAAAAACTTATGTAGCAAACAGAATCTCCATTGTTCACTTCCATTCAAAGTCCTTACAGTGGAAGTACATCAGATCAAAACAAAATCCTGCAGATGCAGCTTCAAGAAGCATGAAGAACTGAAGAAttccagcccaagagaacccatgtcacacccctcttcatctccctccactggcttcctgtagccgcccgcatcaaattcaaggccttaaTGCTCACCTagaagaccttgtctggaacagcgccccctacctcaactctctcctgaaggcttacattccctctcgcaatctgccaTCAATTAGCGACCAACGTTTAGTAGAtcccactcagcgtggctcaaggtccctttccagaaccttcaaactaactgttcctcagtggtggaatgaacttccaacctcaatccggaccacagaatctctcaccatcttcaaaaaacagctaaagacccacctcttccgtgaacacctaaagactcataaaaatttttttaattaaataaaaaaaaaatactctggcacttacacctctactctgcgcactttgcttcttctggaactcaattaatggatcttgtacagtagcactacttgtattgttctccgcttgatatatcgctttgcttgtattttctcatttgtaagtcgctttggataaaagcgtcttctaaatgaataaatgtaaatgtaaatgtaagaattCCTTCATTCTCAAGTTTGGATCAATGGGCCTGACTTCCTTTTAAAGCCACCATCTCAATGGTCTGAAGCAAAGGAAGAAGTGAACTTGATTCTGGATAATGATCCAGAAGTCAACATCAATAACGGCATAAAATGGACCTTCAACCCGCCTCATGGTGCTGTTTAGGAGCACTTAATCCAGCAAGTCAAGAAAGTGCTTTACTCAGTAGTAAAACAGCAGATGCTGGACGATGAAGCTTTGCATATTGTTTTATGTGAAGTAGAAGCAATACTGAATGACCCTCCGATCACTCCATCTTCAGATgatccagttccagttcataggtggggttgaggtcagggctctgtgcagtacactcgagttcttccaccttcttccaaccttcacacaccaggtcttcatggagctcgctttgtgcacagtgtcaatactattctattctattttatttgtatagcgctttttacaatggacattgtctcagagTCATGGTGGAACAGGTTTGGTTTGGGCTATTGGCTAACAggatatgagtgtgatggtcaggggtgcacatactttttacattacattacatttacaatacTTGGCAGATGCCCTGATCCAGAGTGagttacatttatctcattcatacatctgagctattgagggttaagggcctcgcttaagggcccaatagtggtagcttggtggtgctggggtttgaactcgtgaccttctgagcagtaacaCCTTCACCACTGAGACACCACCAACCTTTTGGCCAGATAGTGTATTTACTGTGCTGCTAATCTAGCTTTAAACACACATGCTTAGACACTGaatatcctgtgtgtgtgtgtgtgtgtgtgtgtgtgtgtgtgtgtagataatAACGAGTGTACGTCAGATCCAGGTCTTTGTGGTAGTAACGGAGTGTGTCAGAACAGTCCAGGAAGTTTCAGCTGCGAGTGCCAGAGAGGGTTCTCACTCGACCAGGGCGGCCAACGCTGCGAAGgtcaaacacacactacatacatttCCATCCATGTTTTTTACTTGTACTTACTGATTGACGCTTGTGCGaattcacgtgtgtgtgtgtgtgtgtgtgcagatgttgATGAGTGTGACGGAGATCATCGGTGTAA
This region includes:
- the LOC128607161 gene encoding fibrillin-1-like, which produces MSVSLCLSLSLCLSLSLSLSLSDIDECQELPGLCQGGVCVNTFGSFQCFCPKGFALNDDTRVCEDVNECEKPGICGPGQCYNTIGNYTCICPPDYMQINGGNNCMDMRRSLCYRNYYTENATCDGELTFNMTKKMCCCSYNIGRAWNKPCERCPTPSTNEFAILCGSERPGYQIDIVTGLVIDIDECHEIPGVCENGVCINLIGSFRCECPMGFVYNDKLLICEDIDECQNGPVCQQNARCLNLAGSYRCDCEQGYRLTHTGLCLDRNECVENPNVCSPGQCIDLVGGYRCLCPNGYKAITAPAMCIDVDECERQPCGNGTCKNTIGSYTCLCYPGFQLSHNDDCIDTDECTTQRGICRNGNCINTVGSFICVCRDGYELSPDGRVCVDINECDINPGTCSPGTCQNLDGSYRCICPSGYYLSAEKCLDIDDCAQTPDICIFGQCQNTEGSFKCICPEGFQLSSSGRRCVDKRVSFCYTKFENGRCSAPKPLNTTKGECCCSAMPGHGWGDPCNFCPNRTSNDFSLLCYSTGQPYGTDDGPEDTDECKDPNICHNAQCINTDGSFRCDCHIGYTLDSSGANCTDIDECSVGNPCGNGTCTNVIGGFECACDEGFEPGPMMTCEDVNECSQNPLLCAFRCMNTYGSYECKCPAGYVLREDQRMCRDQDECAEGLDDCKSKGMTCKNLIGTYMCICPEGYTRKPGGEGCIDLNECTAKPRVCENGRCENTVGSYRCRCDQGFIPSSTITECIDNRQGFCFTEVLQTLCQMGSSNRVSVTKSECCCNGGRGWGSDCEICPLPGTTQYKKMCPLGPGYTTDRQDIDECKVMGNLCKNGRCVNTQGSYQCVCNPGYTTDITSTICVDVDECAQAPKPCNFICKNIEGGYVCSCPRGYILQEDRKSCKDLDECSTKQHNCQFLCVNTIGGFTCKCPPGFTQHHTACIDNNECTSDPGLCGSNGVCQNSPGSFSCECQRGFSLDQGGQRCEDVDECDGDHRCNHGCQNLIGGFRCSCPHGYLQHYQWNQCVDENECQSGQVCGGASCHNTLGSFRCVCPSGFMFTHNSGACEDVNECSSPQNPCNYGCSNTDGGFVCVCPPGYYRAGQGHCVSGVGFSSSTPPAVDEENALSPEACYECKINGYPKKGRKRRSSNTTEEHTTQVDQEVITSASVDVDDIIRFNLSVGDLSAKDHIIEFLPALSTLKNHVRYAIDLGNDAGLFKLNQRDGVSFLHLSKNKRHHLLPGVYYLQISGVPVYGKKELDALEDENDKDYLSGELGETLHVKLQINLH